A segment of the Lolium perenne isolate Kyuss_39 chromosome 3, Kyuss_2.0, whole genome shotgun sequence genome:
gggaggccaagctcatggggagaggtgcctatactagggtatgtaaatgaaaggttaggattggtagttcgcgtactgcgtacgataaatcagggccagttacccctgacgaactattgcaattgttgtggcacaagtgtacaacctctgcagagtttaacctattcgaatagccgcgtccgcggttatgaagagttggaaaggccatactgttccgtcatcaaaatatttctaaaaatatgaatggtgacttgtgacttgaattaaaaggtgactttgactttgaatcacaactgagttgtgggaatgacactaatgttcccacttgagtttagtaaatgaagaggctttgattattaaagtgtttatgaaataaaactggctttatgcaaatgaaactagagcttagaacccccttactatagttgatagtattttaccttagtattagtttgcgagtactttaatgtactcatggctgtgtccctggctattcaaatggccagactatgaagacgagtaccagaacccggaagaaggacagcaggacgtctacgacaactaggatcactcctgacgtcaacagttgcatgtggaatagatgaactactactacgctatttcgcttccgctatgtgttatgtaattgatcaatagaacttctattattgtaatgagactggatcatgtgatcctttatttgtaagacgattatgtgttgtaataaatgatgtgttgtgatatcaatctattatgtctcgcaaaaacaatattcctgggattgcgaggaatgacataataggcatctggacttaaaaatctgggtgttgacaagttggtatcagagccattgttgaccttaggagaccctagttagaatggacgtctgaaaaacttagttttgaaacaaatgaagtgattatttatgaaaacttattctcccccttatccttgagatcttctttaaaacaagaaagttatgctctattcttctcaTAATACTACCTAAAAATTTGACACACCACttatctaacttactcatcataattcttcacagatggagtacacctgcaagtcttatcaacttggccacggaggaaacctcatgttcgagaaggatttgaaacaactggttaattatttaggacgcccgtaccccgagttcttcggaatacccctcaacaatccatcaggaggacaacctcggtgggaagttactacagatctgagaggaaagcttggagccccaacatgggaaaccatatggttttcggtaacgggaagcacttggaaggaaggactagtcagagcgatgCATGAAAATTCAAAATGCTCTCTAAGAATTCGTTTGAAGAAAAATAAGGTGAACAAGAAATATGCAACTTATTGGGACATGTGAAGAACTGGATGGATACCGGTCAAAAGAGTGTGTTGGAGAAAAAATGGCAAAATTAAATTAGAAATGCGAGGAGAAATCTAGAACTGAGTGGTGCATGATGGAGGAGAGGAACTTGCACCTAAAGGAGAAGACGAATGGGACGGTAAAAATAACGAACTCAAGGAGGAGAAGAAAAGGTTGGAATACAAACTTGTTTGATCTTCTGAAAGCTCCGTCAAATTTGTGATGAATGAGATGTTTTATTTGGATATTGAACATGTGTGCTAAAAAACTAATGAGTAGTTGTTGTAATATTATTGTGTGAGACTATTTGTTATCGAAAGTTTTAGGTAAATACCCTAAATTGGTAAATAAAAAAAGTGGAACCTATGTTTTGGTGAAAAGAGAGGAAGTGGAGTATGTGCCACCGGCGGTCCAGCCATGGTCCAGCTATGTAGATATAGAAGGAGGGACGCACGCGGAGGCGCTTGCTGTCCGCGCCGACGGATTTCGAATCTAAATTTAGGCTGCACATGCGTCAAGGCGAACATGCCAGTCACTTTGTGTTATGCTGGAGTTTACCCATTTCTTGTCCGCACGAACCAAAACGGATACATTTTATCTATTTGCAGAGCTGCTCGCGATAAGTTGTTTGATATCCATCATTTGGGGCTgaaatcctggaattcattttggaattTCATAAGTGGGCTGTTTGGTTACCACATAATTGGACCgtcatttcatttaggaaatccAACAATATGATACCATGGGTAAACACAATTCCGAGCTGAGACCTGTCATTTGCGTTTCTCTATGAAAGCCATTTACAAATTCAGTATTGAATTctgctgtcatttgcaattcctgtggcaaccagtctttcatttcgtttgtagcattttgaaatgaatacatgtattcattttatttacacttgtttggttgccacaggaattgcaaatgacagcagAATTCAATACTGAATTTGTAAATGGCTTTCATAAAGAAACACAAATGACTGATCTCAGCTTGGAATTGTGTTTACCCATGGTATCATATTGCTGGATTTCCTAAATAAAATGACGGTccaattctgtggcaaccaaacagcccacctatggaaTTCCAAAATAAATTCCAAGATTCCAGActcaaatgatggataccaaagaCTTCTAAGAAATTTCGCACGTCCTAGAAAATCAGCGGACGGCCTAGAGTCGAGAAACGCAATGTCTCCTACTAGTaataactagttgaatgcccgtgcgttgctacgggattGAAGATTTTTTTCTATCGGACATTGCATTAATTGGATATTTTCATAAAATTTGACcaacaaattagtatcaaattatCTTATAGTTTGTTGTCTAACTTATTGACTATTTTTATCTTGTACCATGAAGTGCTAGATCTTATGAGAACCTATTATATTTCTTCGGACATACTTGAGTTTTCTTTGAACCATTTGGAAACCTGCACAAAGATCAACATAAATTTTTGCACTGAATGATCATCCTTACTCTTCCGTGTGTGTTCTTTGCATGTTAATGGCCTTATTGTTGTTTGTGGGTTGTTCTATTGACTTCAGCATATTTATATTTCTTCAACTTCATTTAGGAAGAGTATTCCTAGGTTTTCCGTTGGCAGCCCCCAAATTCACATTAATTCTTGACTCCATCTTCCAAAGACGAAGTATTTGCactatttaaaaaaaacaaaggaGAAAAGCTTTGCCTCACCTGTTAATTAAAAAGAGAGTGCCTAATTTTCAGAAAAAATCGGCGAAAAACTACAACAATAGGGGAAAACCCACACAAACAATACACCCATGCGCACCCAGAATCAAGCCTAATAAAGACCCGAACTGCACCCACTCTAGCCAACACAAAAACGTTGCAAGGAAGACCCTCTAAAAGGACATGACAACCCGAAAAAGATCCAGACCAAGGTGCTTCAAGTGGCTAAGAACCGGCGTTCAAGACAAATTGCAACCAATCATAGAAAATGAGAAAATTAGTGTGAATGACAATGAAAAGCCCAATAAATGTTTGCCTATTCTAAAGTGACGGAAGGGGAAAGTCAGGTGAAACTATTTATATTATTATTTTACCATGAATTGCACACAAAAATATCGACACAATTTTGATTGTGTTAGAAAGAAACAAAAATcgtaaacaaattacaggtgaATATGAATACATGTAATCAACATCAGCCTGTCTATACTAAAATACATCTGTAAAAAATAGCAATAAGTACACAATACAATAGGTAGTACTCCAGATGATAAATTTGTCTTTCATTTTCATTACAAATAAcaattggaacatgggagcatatgctccctctattttgaaatgcatcttacacatattttgaatttcaaaaaaattaaaaccaaaaattcgcatgtaaatattctcgtgctacacgcttataaagttgtttcataaaaaatcgacttatcacgtgacgtgtgtaaaaaagacaaaactcagtgctaaaaataatgtttttcacaagataagttttctcttttttatatagaccacaaaaaacattggtttttcgtgaaacttaacgaacgaacatatattatgaatatgtacatgtataaattttgttaaattttttcgacattttgaaatatgattttttggcagagggtgcatatgcacccgggagtcgaattgaatttccgtaaaAGAACAGCCTATAATCTAATCTAATATTTGTATTTGTTACAAAGCCTTTCATCATCGCCGCCAAATCATGGTGTAGAATTACTAAATCATTCCATTCATGTTGCTTTTCCGCCCTATCAAACATTATTTTGGAAAAGCTACAAATTATCCATCACATGCAAAAAATGGCTAAGAGGAAAAAACACAGCCATGTCCCTAGCCACTTCGGCATCGCAGCCATTTTGGCATCGTAATATCGCAAAAATGTAGTGCTTCATTTGCACAGAAGGCCCTTAAATTTAGAATTAGCGAGATGAAAAAAATAAGATCAACATATTATTGTAAGATATGCTTCTCAAATGCAACAAATGGCAAGATAATAATTCTTAGAAGAAAACATCGAAGGTTTAGTGTAAGATATTATTATATAAGGGAACCACTTTGTAGTTATCCTTCTTGGCGAACACACCCGTTGCCCTGAAATGTCTCGTAAATTACTTGGCGAGGGGTGCAGAGGTGGAAGCACTGCCTTGAGTAGAGTTGTGGCGGCCGCATAAAACATTTTTTTAAGATTAATGCAGTTATACAAACATCGATGCATAAAGAATATATATTTGGAACTTGCAATTAGTTAGTTTCATCAGAATTTGACATCCCATCAAATATATACTTGTTTTTAATCTCAAATTGACAGAGTATCTAGTTATGGGAAATGGTTTACCGCTGGGAGCTTCTAAGTTCTCTGGATTGCCCAGTTGCGCTTGTAGAGGTGAATTTGATAGGCTACAGCAGGAACCACCGTAAATTGCTATATGACTCAACTGATTGGCCCGAATGCCGGTTTAAGATTGCATATCGCAAAAGGCAGCCAGTCCAGGCCGTTCAAGTAGGAGGACAAAGATAGAAAAAAGGGTAATTATGAGAAATAGTAATAAGTGAAAAAAGGATAAATGAAACTCAAATTAATCTCAAATATAGATTGTTGCTGCAAATGATCAAACATAACACAAAATGTACCATTTTCCAGTGAGGAAGCTGCATGCCTTTTCCAGCTCCCGTGTAAACTTCCATTTCATTTACCAACTTGTTCTGGCTAATGAAGTCATCAGTGACCGTTGTAGCCCAAGACATGGAAATATGTATTCCTTAAGAAAAACTACAAATATGTATCACCGAAGAAGCAGCATGTTAGTAATACCGTCACTGTTTGCATGATCGAAAGTGCCCATCTCGAAAGGTAAAGCTAGTAGAATTATAAAACTATCATGCATGATCGTGTAATTAACACAGAACGCCCAGAAGTTGCATCCGTATAAAATATCAAACATGTCAGTTGCATGAGCGGGTAATGTAGACTAAGAGTGAAAGAAAAACTTTGGAGAGGGATGATACAAACATGCTTTTCAGATTTGATCAACATACCTTTCCATGCTGGTGTTCTGCACTTTGGACAACATATGCAAGTGTTGTACTGAACACGTCAAAGAGTGAAACAATCCCAGTTGGCATTCACGCATATCATCGAGATAGGGATCCAGGGGATTAAGGTAGTGGAATACAGAGCATCGAACCTGAATGTTTGAGGGGTCATAATTGTTTCGCTAATGGAGCACAACAACAATCCCAGATTGTAGGCGTCGGTTACAGCCTTACAGGTGGAGAGAAGATGGATCAAAAACGTTCCAATATAGTCACCGTAGCTAGATCCTTCCTGCTAGATCCTTGTGTGGGTGGAGGATCCCCGTACCTGGCTTGAAGGAGGACGGCGGAGTCGTGCTCGGGGGATCAGCCTTGGAAGTGTCGGCGGCTCTGTCCTCGAGCCATTTCAGCTGTTCCTTCAGGCTTCAGCCCTTCATGTGGCGTGCCTAACAGGGCCAAGGACAACTGCGGTAGTGAAGGGCATGTCAGGCGGCGTCTCGAAATACATTGTGAATGATCGCGGTGGTTGTAGTGCGGCTGGGAACTCagtgcggtggcggcggcgcactGAGCAACGAAGGAAGGCAAGGTATGAGGATAAACTTGGCAACAAATATCGGGAACGGGTTTAGCGCTAAGACACGAGGAAGGAGCGCAAACAGGGGATCTGTACCACTATTTAGGGGATAGTAAAGACTTTCCAACTATCGACATGGTAATTGTGTTACCCAGGATACTATAACTTTCCAAATTGATTAATTTAATTTACTTAGTGGACCATTGTTGAGGGACGATCGGACGATGCAAGTGAATCAGATAGGATTGAACGGTTAGGATTCTTTTAATGATGACCATCAAACGCGTTGagcgtcaaacgaccaactcccatttaatagtaaagattgatTGTAGCCCAAGCCTATCCTTATTTACCAGAGCTAAGACGCATCACGAATTCACGATCGATATGATCTGGCATATAGATTGGTTTCCCACATAAACACGACAGATCGTGTTTTGCAGATAAATACCGATTGCATGCATAGATCTGCAGCGGCAGGGCGCGCGGTGATCTCCTCCGTCTCCGTACGTGGACCAACGCTTCCGATCCCATCATGACAAGCATGCCAATGTCGGCGCTGCTGTCCGCCCTGCGCGGCGCCGGCCGGCAGCACCTCACCGCGTCCACGGTCGCCGCGAGGCAGGCCATCACCGGCTCCCACGTCCTCCGCGTCCACGGCTACAACAAGGTCCTCCGGAAGAAAGTCCCCAACGGCCACTTCTTCGAGTCGGCCCCGTTCGGCGCCGGCGGCCACACCTGGAAGGTCGTCTGCTACCCGAACGGCTCCGACAGGGACCACGCCGGCTACACGTCCCTCTTCCTCAAAAGCCTCCGCCCCCACGACGACCCGTTCGTCTTCGACGCCACCACGGCGCGGCTCCAGGCCAGCGTGCTCGACCGCGACGGGAAGCCGTGGCGCACCCAGACCGCGGAACACCGCAGCTTCTTGGGCTACGAGGCCTGGGGCTGGAAGGACTTCGTCAAGAACGACGATCTCGACCTCGTCGACGACTGCCTCACCGTCCTCTGCGACGTCACCGTCGACGACCTTCCCTTGCACGCCGAGGAGGTCGTcactgccgccgccgccacgcccccacCGGAACCTACGGCCTCAGCACTGCCGCCAAGCTTCGACGGGCACGGGTGGTTCCCGGAGGCCATATGGAGCGACATGCCGACGGACGACATGGTCACGATACACGTCGGCGGGAAAAGTTTCCCTGCGCACCGGTTTCTGCTTGAGGCCCACTCCCCCGTCTTGAAGTTGGCCCTTCAGAACGTTACATCCAGCCAACTCCACATCGCCGGCGGCCTGGCCCTGGACGCGGAGGTGTTCGAGGCCATGCTCCAGTACATGAACAATTACAGCCCTTCTTGTAGCGAGAAGATCAAGGTGGAGCCGACGATAGCGGACCGGCTGCTGGTGGCGGCCGACAAGTACGGGCTCGAGAAGCTGAAGCTCGCGTGCGGGGAGGCCCTGTGCCCGCGCGTCGACATGGGCTCCGTGGCCGCCATGCTCACGCTGGCGGAGCGGCATGGCTGCCCCGTGCTCAAGGACGCGTGCATCCAGTTTTTGTCTCGTGCTGGTAATCTGGGATCGTTCGCTTCCACGGATGGTTTTCAGCGGCTGATGAAAGATTGCCCGTCTGCTGCGGAGGAGATCGCTGATATCGCCGTGAAGCAGTATGCATAATTTAGTACGTAGCAGAGAATATATGGATTCTTTTTTAGACTGGACTACCCGGCGGCGCCGCACATTTGATTTCCCGTGCGGCGGTTCCCACTACTCACATGTATGCGTAATTAATTAGTCTCTTATACCCATGTATGCAATTATTAGTCCTCACACTCACATGCATGCCACTAATTAGTATTCACGTGGAGCCATCTCACCCCGTATGTACGATGCATGCAAACAATGATGTCATTCAATATTCTCTCACTTCTCAAATTTTGAAATGTTTTATCTCATAAACCGTCTACCCAATTGATGTTCTGTTTTCACAATCGGCTTAGTTGCGACGAGATCTTCGGAACTATATCTCATATCGCTATGTTTTGATAACTTTTTTTTTCATCAACAATTGCCAGATTATTCTCACATACTTCCCAGATTATCAATTCTTAGCTGCCAGATTAAAAAGAATTGTTTATCGATATTTACAAGATCGTCACATATTTGTTGGGTTATGCATGACTAGATGTCGACAGTTGCTAGATTATTGCGACGTGTTTGTCAGATTTATTCGCTACTTTGTTGTCGGATTGAAATAACGTATTTGCCAATTTCATTACGCCATTCTACATCGATGCAAAATACATGATACATGTTTTTTGTTGCATGGTATCATCTCCTAGTTGCGGGACACATTTTAAGGCTCGCTTTCTAAATTTTGTAGATGATTTCACTGTCTAAAAATATGGAGTATATGCACATAACCGTCATGGCAATTGTATGTTGATAATCTGGCAACCGTGTTAACATAATCTGGCAAGTGAACCAACAAAAAAAATTCATCGAAACATAACAATATGTGATCTAGTTTTGAAGCCCTCGCCGAGACAAATTTCGTGGTGAAAACGAATCACTACTCGGATTAACGGTTTAAGAGATAAATCATTTAGAATTTTTGAATCTAGTAATTAATGCGATGATGTCAGCGTCAGATTACTACATGCATGCATGTTACGGCTTCTATAGAGAAAAACATCCAAAAACTGCCGCCGCACAGGTTTGAGTTTGTGCGGCGCTTCTACATAGATTTTCCCTTCTTTTTTTTAGTCAGAATATCCTAGTGTTAGGTCTTTTCGGTATTACGGATTTGTGAACATTCACCCAAAGCGACTCCCTCCGTCCTAAAATATAAGATAAGACATAACTGTAGGTTTAGTTAAGAATCAACACCTTCTAAGTTTAACTAAGTTTATATGGCTGAGTTCCTCCGGAGCTGCTGGGGGACGGTGAAGGCAGACTTCATGACCGTGTTTGATAAGTTGTTCACGATGTGCGGGCGCGGGTTCCACGGTCTGAACCATGCCCTTCTAATCCTGCTGCCCAAGCGCCCGGATGCGGGATGGACATGGCTCGTTTGCGGGAGATAGAAGGGCGCATAGCTTAAGGAAGAGCTGCATCCCACGGTGTATGAAGCCATCATAGCAGAGCATGCGAGATAGAAGCACAGCGATCAGGAGTTTAATAGGGGCAGAGCTGAAAGAAATCTTTTTATCTTGGTGTCAGCATCGAGTAGACAATTACAATCCTGTGGCATATGGATCAGGGCTAGTCGGGTAAACTCTGAACTTCAGGTGTTAATCAATGTAATAGTATATATTTGTCTGGTCATATTAATACATGGAAATAACATTCatctttattttttctgttttctctAGCTTGATACTGGGATGATGCAGGTACACGCTGGAGGTTCGGACACAGGTCTACCTTAAATACAAACTATGTGGTAAACACCAATTATGCAGCAATTTATTCAGGTCAGATAGTACTGCTGAAGTGAACACAACTGCTTCTTCAATTTTCCCTGAGATATGCATCCCTGATTCCATGTAGCTTGGTAGTGACCTGCTGCATGTTGATACGTTCACCTGGAGATGGCTTGGTGCAGCAAAGGCCAACGTTAAGCATAGATATCAGATAACCTAAACCACTTTCCTTCAAGTCCAATGGAGTTTCTTTGCAAAGCTCCAACTCCTGTAGCAGTTGCGGATCAACAATCTCCAATACCCTATCAGGGAAATTGATCTCTGTGAACTTTACAATGCTCAATCCATCCTTAAACATGGCATCAGTTGGCCTTCTTCGAATGAATACTTCGAGCAGAATGACACCGAAACTGTAAACATCTGCGGCAGTTGAAACTTGACCACCCACTGCATATTCTGAGGAATGAACAAATCAGGAGTTAATTCCAAATTAGTGGTTAACATAAAAATGCGAAAATAATGTAGCAACACAAGTTGCAAATAAGTGATTACCTGGAGCAGCATATCCGATCGTTCCCCTTAGTGCAACTGAAGAATAGTTTGGGTTACCAAGAGATAACGTTGTGGAATCATCTTTGAATCTTGCCAGGCCAAAGTCTCCAACATGAGCTGTCATATTGTCATCCAAAAGTATGTTGCTAGGCTTCAAATCACAATGAACCATTGTTCCTTGGTTGTTATGGTGTAGGTACTCCATTGCATCAGCTACATCCACTATAATGCTCATCCTATGTGCCATTGTAATACAGTCCAAATCTGAAGTGCTTTCATGGTCTCGAGTTGGGTATAGCAGTTTATCTAAGTCTCCTCGTGGCATCAACTCATACACTAGGGCTTTGAAATCATTACCATTAGAATCAATGCTTGAGCATGCAGTTACGATACAGACCAAATTACGATGCCGCACATTTCTCAGTGCATTGCATTCTGCAATGAAGCTCTTATGTGCTCCTCTTGTCTCTAGGTTGAAGACTTTTATGGCAACCTCATTTTGGTTCCCAACTAGTTTTCCTTTGTATACAGAACCGTATCCCCCTCCACCAATCAAGTTGGACGTTGAAAATCCCTGTGTTGCTCTAGCTAGATCATTGAAAGATACTTGGGGAAATTTTGTAGCAAATGATGGTGGAGATATAGATTTGCTCTTGTGTTTTACTCTCCATAGCATTATGCCAAATAAGACCATAGCAAGTAATACTATACTGGCTGTTGGGATAACTACTTTGAGAACTAAAGGTTCCTTGAGCCTAGTTGAATTTGAAGGAACAACATCACATGCTAGCAAGTGTAACTCCAATGCCCCACCACAAAGCCTATGGAAGCCTCGGTAAATTTGCCCCTAATTGCATCCCAAGTTTTCTTTTTTTACAATCAATAtcacatatattcatagtaacaaatagtacatggtgagatacatgaactgactccaacgattacaaaataaagtctaaaagatagtaataaatcttcgaggtcttcaaattttttcttctttcaaaacacaatcttgtactcttcTGAAGGCAGCTAAAGATAGATAACGAACCATAAATCTGTAGATACCAacgaaagttctcccataattttttgagtcGTAATGTCAAGGCTGCGTGCACGCAcacaaccattaaagcagtcattcAATATCAGCAAGAGTACCAACATCAATATGTCAGGGAATAACAACCGACTAGCTTTATCATCGTCGATGGaaagccgagagtacgaatcaccattgccgaggacgtagcagccgggacaaaaactgcgaggataatcctacTCGCGGCAACAccgacaaaagatccaaaattgATCCGGCCAAGAAAGATCTGAAGGCCCATACATAGAAGATTGTGATCCTTCAAtaccaccattgacgccgggaagaagatctcatCGCCGAACGAAAGGCTGAAGATCActtgttgcagatgatgccatctccattgaggggaaaccaacaagaatgcggctaccaaaatcctaacataatttAATAAAAACACTACTTTTATtgaaaactccacgcatagattgggttccccactcctcccgacgccggcaaagccgaccggaggagggggaaTCGATCTATGGAGGAGGATGAACTAGAGGCGACTAGGGTTGAGGAGGCGGCTGCGCGTGCGTCTTTTCCCGTTTCTTTGCACCCCAAGTTTTTAATATGTCGCGTGTGATAATTATGTTTAGAAAAGGGATCCTGGAGATATACAAGAATGGATCGGGTCAGATGGTGAATATGTCAAAATCTGCAATTTTCTTCAGCAAGAACTGCTCTGATGAGATGAAGCTGGCCGTGCATTGGGGTCTGGAGATTGAAGCCGATGCCTTGGTGGAAAAATATTTGGGTCTTCCTACTGCCCTTGGGATCTCTACCTCAGAAGCCTTTGATCATCTTCCTACTGCCATTAAGAATATTGTTAACGTTTGGAATGTAAAGCACATGAGTGGAGCGGCTAGAGAGGTTTTGATCAAGGCCATTGCCCACGCTATTCCCATTTTCTCTATGAGTTGCTTCCAACTTTCGGTAAAAACTTGTAAGAAGATCTCTAGCATCATTGCAAGATTCTGGTGGGGTGGTGATGAAAACAAAAGGAAGATACATTGGAAGAATTGGGCGGATATCTCTATCCCCAAATCTGAAGGAGGCATGGGCTTTAGAGAGCTGCACAAGTTCAACCAAGCCATTCTTGCTAAGCAGGGATGGAGGCTGATGACTCACCCCGAGTCTTTATGTGCTAAAGTTCTGAAAGCAAATACTTCCATTATGTGGAGTTTTTGGAagcatcaaaaaagaaaaaatgcCTCTCATACCTGGAGGGCGATTCTGCATGGGAGAGTCGCTCTCAGAAGGGGGTTAATTAGAAGAGTGGGAGATGGTATGACTACTAGGGTGTGGGAGGACCCTTGGATCCCATCTAATCTTGGTTTCAAGCCCTTGGTCAAACCAGCTAATGCTAGCCTTTTTATCCGAAGGCGAGCGAGAAATGGAAGCCTCCTGATGCAGGAGTCATCAAGATCAATGACGATGGGGCCTTTAATGCCCAAGCCCGGGAGGGTGCCTCGGGTATCATTGCCCGTGCTAATGATGGCATGTTTATCATGGCCTCGGCGCACTGGTATCCTAATGCGGCCAGTGAACTTATCATGGAGGCCGTGGTGGCGAGAGATGGTGCTAGGTGGGCTAGTGCTACTGGCATCTAGAGGCTGTCACTGGAGAGTGTCTCCCAGACCCTGGCCAACATGTGGAGTAGTGGCATCTACCTCCGCTCTGAGGTGGCTTCCATTCTTGGTGAAATTAAGGAGATCGGTAGGGGTTCTACTAGTTTTTCTTTTACCTTTGCTCACAGGTCTGCAAATGTTGCTGCTCATCTGTGTGCCAAAAAAGCCTCAGAGATTAGGCAAGGTAAATCTTGGCTCTCTATATGCCCAGATTTTCTTTGTAACTGCTTGAACCCAGATTTTCTTTGTAACTGCTTGAACCAGGACGGTAACCCTACTGTTATGGAATGAAATGATCCATAATTGCAAAAAAAAACATGCAAGTTTTTTCACACATAAATCAGTGCCATAGGAAATGCCCAAAATACCCAGATCATGCCTAGGTCGGTATTGGCCACGCCTCAAAATGACAGTTCTACAAAATGAAGATATCATAATCGATAGCTACACAACTGATGACAAATCATGATAAAACGAGTGCATATCAGACCAGAGCCAAACAGCGGAAGTTACATTGCAATGATACGGTAGCAGCCACCGAAGCCAAACTGACCCAAACACTAACCAAGCTACACTATTCCAACAT
Coding sequences within it:
- the LOC127325608 gene encoding BTB/POZ and MATH domain-containing protein 4-like gives rise to the protein MTSMPMSALLSALRGAGRQHLTASTVAARQAITGSHVLRVHGYNKVLRKKVPNGHFFESAPFGAGGHTWKVVCYPNGSDRDHAGYTSLFLKSLRPHDDPFVFDATTARLQASVLDRDGKPWRTQTAEHRSFLGYEAWGWKDFVKNDDLDLVDDCLTVLCDVTVDDLPLHAEEVVTAAAATPPPEPTASALPPSFDGHGWFPEAIWSDMPTDDMVTIHVGGKSFPAHRFLLEAHSPVLKLALQNVTSSQLHIAGGLALDAEVFEAMLQYMNNYSPSCSEKIKVEPTIADRLLVAADKYGLEKLKLACGEALCPRVDMGSVAAMLTLAERHGCPVLKDACIQFLSRAGNLGSFASTDGFQRLMKDCPSAAEEIADIAVKQYA
- the LOC139837766 gene encoding probable LRR receptor-like serine/threonine-protein kinase At3g47570; its protein translation is MEMASSATSDLQPFGQIYRGFHRLCGGALELHLLACDVVPSNSTRLKEPLVLKVVIPTASIVLLAMVLFGIMLWRVKHKSKSISPPSFATKFPQVSFNDLARATQGFSTSNLIGGGGYGSVYKGKLVGNQNEVAIKVFNLETRGAHKSFIAECNALRNVRHRNLVCIVTACSSIDSNGNDFKALVYELMPRGDLDKLLYPTRDHESTSDLDCITMAHRMSIIVDVADAMEYLHHNNQGTMVHCDLKPSNILLDDNMTAHVGDFGLARFKDDSTTLSLGNPNYSSVALRGTIGYAAPEYAVGGQVSTAADVYSFGVILLEVFIRRRPTDAMFKDGLSIVKFTEINFPDRVLEIVDPQLLQELELCKETPLDLKESGLGYLISMLNVGLCCTKPSPGERINMQQVTTKLHGIRDAYLREN